A portion of the Paenibacillus hamazuiensis genome contains these proteins:
- a CDS encoding diguanylate cyclase: MPKRLLIVDDEPHNLEILRIFLKSLHYDIHEAECGADALKLIDEKDPDLILLDVMMPDISGFELAKLLHERPGFDTPIIFLSAKAQKEDVLRGLQLGAFDYLTKPFDLDLLEKKVSIALAHQRKVTALRQENVQLAGKAFVDTLTGLYNRAYLETVMDMIRQGAKTFQVVMMIDIDHFKYINDKHGHLVGDEVLKKVAQILLSRIDLQTDLAFRYGGDEFLVFLQDAAKRMEVAESIIQDVSSLTAESKFEGTTHVTVSVGMTCSLEEDTSIEQIISRSDTALYGAKNLGRNRLFVC, from the coding sequence GTGCCAAAACGTCTGCTGATCGTCGACGACGAACCGCATAATCTGGAAATATTGCGAATTTTCCTCAAGTCGCTGCATTACGACATCCATGAAGCCGAATGTGGCGCCGACGCCCTCAAGCTGATTGACGAAAAGGACCCCGATTTGATTTTGCTCGATGTCATGATGCCCGATATATCCGGCTTCGAGCTTGCGAAACTGCTGCACGAAAGGCCGGGCTTCGACACGCCGATCATTTTTCTTTCCGCGAAAGCGCAGAAGGAGGACGTGCTGAGAGGGCTGCAGCTCGGCGCTTTCGATTATTTGACCAAACCGTTCGATCTCGACCTGCTTGAGAAAAAAGTATCCATCGCTCTCGCACATCAAAGGAAAGTGACCGCCCTGCGTCAGGAAAATGTGCAGCTTGCGGGGAAGGCGTTTGTTGATACGCTGACAGGTTTGTATAACCGGGCTTACCTGGAGACCGTGATGGATATGATCCGGCAAGGCGCCAAAACGTTCCAGGTTGTGATGATGATCGATATCGATCATTTCAAATACATCAATGATAAGCACGGCCACTTGGTCGGCGACGAGGTGCTTAAAAAGGTGGCGCAGATTCTGCTGTCCCGCATCGACCTTCAAACGGATTTGGCGTTTCGTTACGGAGGGGATGAGTTCCTCGTATTTCTTCAGGACGCCGCGAAGCGGATGGAAGTGGCGGAATCGATCATTCAGGACGTATCCTCGCTGACGGCGGAATCGAAGTTCGAAGGAACGACTCACGTTACGGTTAGCGTCGGAATGACTTGCAGCTTGGAAGAAGATACCAGCATCGAGCAGATTATTTCCCGGTCCGATACGGCCCTGTACGGGGCGAAAAATTTAGGGCGAAACCGGCTGTTCGTTTGCTAG
- a CDS encoding glycosyl hydrolase family 28-related protein produces MLHNDEAKRGEAISRRKLLASLGAAGLAAAAGAVLPGTVQAATTTVNSLYYNVKDYGAAGNDRISSDDTAAIQAAIDAAAKARGGTVFFPPGQYTINSTILLKSNVRLLGAGAEAASIKLSYNAGAIAMLYGVDDISNLSVECLTLEGTGAASGTNNYMTLERGVTLQNVKNARVAGCVFKTIVNGIYLNNSTGVTVADCSFRMVVGAGGTYEGFGILCQSGGSHLIQGNRFMGIGQSCIQLASGCSQTVVAGNFIESPQSTPIVLTSTESICANNVIKDNVIAGAADSSASYGILLSAYCYGTSITGNVVTGIAKAGIRLEGAPSVEKERPNGNRVNGNAIRKTAVGISVFNAEDNAITDNDIRNVDDGIVLDASESGPGGFSRKNFVVGNGLFQCAKSAVKLMSPRCEGCGVFGNFGGSNGENLTDKGTGTVTAGF; encoded by the coding sequence ATGCTGCATAACGACGAAGCCAAGCGAGGCGAGGCGATATCGCGCAGAAAGCTGCTCGCTTCTTTGGGTGCGGCGGGGCTCGCGGCGGCGGCCGGCGCGGTGCTTCCGGGAACGGTACAGGCGGCGACGACCACGGTGAATTCGCTTTATTATAATGTCAAAGATTACGGTGCTGCGGGGAATGATCGCATCAGCAGCGACGATACGGCGGCGATTCAGGCGGCGATCGATGCGGCTGCGAAGGCGAGAGGGGGAACGGTTTTTTTTCCGCCCGGCCAATATACGATCAACTCGACGATTTTGCTGAAATCGAACGTGCGGCTGCTCGGGGCAGGGGCAGAAGCGGCTTCCATCAAGCTTTCCTATAATGCGGGAGCGATTGCCATGCTCTACGGTGTGGACGACATCTCGAACCTGTCTGTCGAATGCCTGACTCTCGAAGGGACCGGCGCCGCATCCGGCACAAACAATTATATGACCCTCGAGCGGGGGGTTACGCTGCAAAATGTGAAAAATGCCCGAGTTGCCGGCTGTGTGTTTAAAACGATCGTCAACGGGATTTACCTGAACAACAGCACAGGCGTTACCGTAGCGGACTGCTCGTTCCGCATGGTCGTCGGTGCGGGCGGAACCTATGAAGGCTTCGGCATATTGTGCCAATCCGGAGGAAGTCATCTCATTCAGGGCAACCGGTTCATGGGCATCGGGCAGTCGTGCATACAACTTGCTTCCGGATGCTCGCAAACGGTGGTCGCGGGCAACTTCATCGAGTCGCCCCAATCGACTCCGATTGTGCTCACTTCCACGGAGTCGATTTGCGCGAACAATGTCATCAAAGACAATGTCATTGCCGGAGCGGCCGATAGCAGCGCTTCTTACGGCATTTTGCTTTCCGCTTATTGCTACGGCACCTCCATCACCGGCAATGTCGTCACGGGAATCGCGAAAGCCGGAATCCGGCTGGAAGGGGCTCCTTCGGTGGAGAAGGAACGGCCGAACGGCAACCGCGTGAACGGCAACGCAATCCGCAAGACGGCGGTCGGCATCAGCGTCTTCAATGCGGAGGACAACGCGATCACGGACAACGATATCCGAAACGTCGATGACGGCATCGTCCTGGATGCTTCCGAAAGCGGACCGGGCGGGTTCAGCCGCAAAAATTTCGTCGTCGGAAACGGCTTGTTCCAATGCGCGAAATCCGCGGTAAAACTGATGTCCCCTCGCTGCGAAGGATGCGGCGTGTTCGGCAATTTTGGAGGCAGCAACGGAGAAAACCTGACGGATAAAGGCACCGGGACCGTGACGGCAGGATTTTAG
- a CDS encoding nucleotidyltransferase domain-containing protein, with translation MIEKLPEVVDTTMRKLCESLQNLLPNTIESVYVYGSTALNAYIEGSSDIDFLAIVNRTLLQSDIELITKAHEEVEQALPDSDIMGAYIRREDLGRSVGEIPPVPTYHDKKLQSDGNGDLNPVTWWVMREHGICVYGQRTPFNFELSSDKLIDYVIENMNTYWSDWIARLEQKLNWENLSEHAVPSEKLDFAVEWCVLGMLRQYYSIRECNVTSKIGAGEYGLKVLPERWHGLIREAIAIKRRESGSVYTSQKSRLDDLIKLLRFIHSESNHFVGKKS, from the coding sequence ATGATCGAAAAATTGCCGGAAGTTGTTGATACGACTATGCGTAAACTATGCGAAAGTTTGCAAAATCTGCTGCCGAATACGATAGAGTCCGTTTATGTTTATGGCTCAACGGCGCTGAACGCTTATATTGAGGGCTCAAGTGATATCGATTTTCTCGCAATTGTCAATCGAACGCTCCTGCAATCTGACATCGAATTGATTACGAAAGCGCATGAGGAAGTTGAACAAGCGCTGCCGGATTCGGACATTATGGGGGCCTATATCAGACGAGAAGACCTTGGGAGGTCAGTCGGTGAAATCCCCCCAGTTCCAACCTATCACGACAAAAAACTGCAATCCGATGGAAACGGCGATCTAAATCCTGTTACATGGTGGGTGATGCGGGAACACGGCATTTGTGTCTATGGGCAGCGCACCCCTTTTAATTTTGAGCTTTCATCTGACAAACTGATAGATTACGTTATTGAAAATATGAACACGTATTGGTCGGATTGGATTGCACGATTGGAACAAAAACTCAATTGGGAGAACTTGTCGGAACACGCTGTACCATCTGAAAAACTCGATTTTGCAGTCGAATGGTGCGTTCTTGGTATGTTGCGACAATATTATTCGATACGGGAGTGTAATGTGACCAGCAAGATTGGTGCTGGAGAGTATGGGCTTAAAGTTTTACCCGAGCGTTGGCACGGACTTATCCGGGAGGCAATTGCCATCAAGCGCCGAGAGTCTGGTAGTGTATACACTTCTCAAAAGAGTCGACTGGATGACCTTATCAAATTGCTTCGTTTTATTCATAGTGAGTCTAATCACTTTGTTGGAAAAAAATCGTGA
- a CDS encoding GAF domain-containing sensor histidine kinase, which produces MRTGETKPMRLKSFEKLFHMTKMINSRFEMSEILQVLVDAIAGEIAQADLVGFFLKGEDGIFHGLKGNKMPVDITQLFIDTASDPFVRDIIEQRTSIYIPDTSLDRRADSDKTHLLKIKSIFGVPVFVEDDIFGLVFVHDFGKPMNLTEEQMEVTEAFVNMASVAIRNIRMFEQKQHLLERQQLLLDATNALSKSLSVHEVLRMGFHYLQKAAGTQDVGIHMFNEKERILYPFHLSGANVTEDEWKNKHKTEGINLSIDKDRLFFEVINGNRAIAIPDVYADPRPNHEACKTFDIYSLLLVPLVAKGKVFGVVIAPSIHEPKKFTESEIEICQSVADITATALSNALHAENLDNLVKERTVELQQVNFKLQELVKELQFLNELKNDFIASLSHELRTPITAVKGSVDILKRGILGELNAAQMDLIETSNKAIERLLNQVNELLDFAKLESGKFELAYSEVSFADIVNEAVAIVESLFGKKKQKLLVELQTELKVRVDRQRILQILLNLLANANKFTPAGGVIKINGYLKDSSIIVEVQDNGIGIPQEKQKHIFTKFYQANNQVNGTGLGLAISKQLIELHGGRIWFDSIEGQGTTFTFTLPKEGAMKHAGS; this is translated from the coding sequence ATGAGAACGGGAGAGACGAAGCCGATGCGGTTGAAAAGTTTTGAAAAGCTATTTCATATGACCAAGATGATCAACTCGCGATTCGAGATGTCGGAAATTCTTCAGGTGCTGGTGGATGCGATCGCCGGCGAAATCGCCCAGGCGGATCTGGTCGGTTTCTTTCTCAAAGGGGAGGACGGCATTTTCCACGGCCTCAAGGGCAATAAAATGCCGGTAGACATCACTCAGCTGTTCATCGATACGGCAAGCGATCCTTTTGTCCGGGACATTATTGAGCAAAGAACCAGCATCTATATCCCGGATACGTCCTTGGACCGTCGTGCGGATTCCGATAAAACTCATTTACTTAAAATCAAATCGATTTTCGGCGTTCCGGTCTTTGTCGAAGACGATATATTCGGACTCGTGTTTGTGCACGATTTCGGCAAGCCGATGAATTTGACCGAGGAGCAGATGGAGGTCACCGAAGCGTTCGTCAATATGGCGAGCGTGGCGATCCGCAACATCCGCATGTTCGAGCAGAAGCAGCATCTTCTGGAACGGCAGCAGCTGCTTTTGGACGCAACGAATGCGTTATCGAAGTCGCTATCCGTACACGAAGTGCTGAGAATGGGCTTCCATTATTTGCAGAAGGCGGCGGGCACTCAGGATGTCGGCATCCATATGTTCAACGAAAAGGAACGGATCTTGTACCCATTTCACCTTTCCGGCGCAAATGTGACCGAGGACGAGTGGAAAAACAAGCATAAAACGGAAGGAATTAACCTGAGCATCGACAAGGACCGCTTGTTTTTCGAAGTGATCAACGGCAACAGGGCTATCGCGATTCCCGACGTATATGCCGATCCGCGTCCAAACCACGAAGCTTGCAAGACATTTGATATTTACAGCCTGCTGCTGGTGCCGCTTGTCGCCAAAGGGAAAGTGTTCGGCGTAGTGATCGCTCCTTCGATCCACGAACCGAAAAAATTTACGGAAAGTGAAATCGAAATTTGCCAATCGGTGGCGGATATTACAGCCACGGCGCTATCGAACGCGTTGCACGCGGAAAATTTGGATAATTTGGTCAAGGAGCGCACGGTCGAGCTGCAGCAGGTGAATTTCAAGCTGCAGGAGCTCGTGAAGGAGCTGCAATTTTTAAATGAGCTGAAAAACGACTTTATCGCCTCTCTGTCCCATGAGCTGCGCACTCCGATTACCGCGGTCAAAGGTTCGGTCGATATATTGAAGCGGGGCATACTCGGCGAACTTAACGCCGCCCAAATGGATTTGATCGAAACGTCCAACAAGGCGATCGAACGGCTGCTGAACCAGGTCAACGAACTGCTCGATTTCGCCAAGCTGGAGAGCGGAAAATTCGAACTCGCTTATTCCGAAGTATCTTTCGCGGACATTGTGAACGAAGCGGTGGCCATCGTGGAATCGCTGTTCGGCAAAAAGAAGCAGAAGCTGCTTGTCGAGCTGCAGACCGAACTGAAGGTGCGGGTGGATCGCCAGCGCATATTGCAAATTTTGCTTAATTTGCTGGCGAATGCAAATAAATTTACGCCGGCCGGCGGCGTCATCAAAATTAACGGCTATTTGAAGGACAGCTCCATTATCGTGGAAGTGCAGGATAACGGCATCGGTATCCCGCAGGAAAAGCAGAAGCACATTTTCACGAAGTTTTATCAGGCTAACAACCAGGTGAACGGCACCGGGCTCGGACTTGCCATCTCCAAGCAGCTGATCGAACTGCACGGAGGCCGCATTTGGTTTGATAGCATAGAAGGGCAAGGAACGACGTTTACGTTCACTTTGCCCAAGGAGGGAGCGATGAAGCATGCGGGCAGCTGA
- the recG gene encoding ATP-dependent DNA helicase RecG, which yields MTMLDLHAVALTDIRGVSGKKMEELGALGLRTVGQLIEYYPFRYEDYTIRDLSLVKDGEKVTVQGKLAGDAQVQMYGRTKSRMICKVIVDRFFITAVWFNRHFLKDKLKAGTDIVLTGKWDQKRQHLTVSESEFPGEGASQIGTLQPVYSVAGPITQKWMRKTVRQALVQFGGLIQEVLPRELVNKHGLMPRKAAITAIHSPENTDQGQQARKRMVYEELFLFQLKMQAYRAITHNRADGVAHPVDLPDVRAFVRALPFTLTDSQKKVVAEILQDLQAPYCMNRLLQGDVGAGKTVVAAIALYAVVKAGYQGALMVPTEILAEQHKRSLDKLFAPYGIQVALLTGSLTDRQRRDVLASLQMGMIDIVVGTHALIQEDVFFRQLGLVVTDEQHRFGVQQRSILRRKGMNPDVLTMTATPIPRTLAITAFGDMDVSTLRELPKGRKPIKTYAVTHDMLPRVLGFIEKEVAQGRQAYVICPLIEESEKLDVQNAIDVHAQLQHHFSALGYKAGLLHGRMSTQEKDEVMRQFTAGELHILVSTTVIEVGVDVPNATIMVIYDAHRFGLSQLHQLRGRVGRGEHQSFCVLIADPKNEVGKERMKAMTETNDGFEIARRDLELRGPGDFFGTKQSGLPDFRVADMLKDFEIMEQARDDAADLVREPEFWTAAAYLPLRQYLQREGIFDSDLMD from the coding sequence ATGACGATGCTGGATTTGCATGCCGTTGCGCTCACCGACATCCGTGGCGTCAGCGGCAAAAAAATGGAGGAGCTGGGGGCCCTCGGCCTCCGCACTGTCGGACAGCTTATCGAATATTATCCGTTCCGGTACGAGGATTATACGATTCGCGATTTAAGTCTGGTCAAGGACGGGGAAAAAGTAACGGTTCAGGGCAAGCTCGCCGGGGACGCACAGGTGCAAATGTACGGCCGCACCAAATCGCGGATGATCTGCAAGGTGATCGTCGACCGGTTTTTCATTACGGCGGTATGGTTCAACCGGCATTTTCTGAAGGACAAGCTGAAGGCCGGTACGGACATTGTACTGACCGGCAAATGGGATCAGAAACGGCAGCATCTGACCGTATCGGAATCGGAATTTCCCGGCGAAGGGGCGAGCCAGATCGGCACGCTGCAGCCCGTTTACTCCGTGGCCGGCCCGATCACGCAAAAATGGATGCGCAAGACGGTCAGGCAGGCGCTGGTCCAATTCGGCGGCCTCATTCAGGAGGTGCTGCCGCGCGAGCTGGTGAACAAGCATGGACTGATGCCGCGGAAAGCCGCGATCACTGCGATTCATTCGCCGGAGAACACGGATCAGGGCCAGCAGGCGCGCAAGCGGATGGTGTACGAGGAGCTGTTTTTGTTCCAGCTCAAAATGCAGGCGTACCGCGCAATCACGCATAACCGTGCGGACGGTGTGGCGCATCCGGTCGATTTGCCGGATGTGCGCGCCTTCGTGCGGGCGCTACCGTTTACGCTGACGGACTCGCAAAAGAAAGTCGTCGCCGAGATTTTGCAGGATTTGCAGGCGCCGTACTGCATGAACCGGCTGCTCCAGGGCGACGTCGGGGCCGGCAAAACCGTCGTCGCGGCCATCGCGCTGTACGCCGTCGTGAAGGCCGGCTATCAGGGCGCGCTGATGGTGCCGACGGAAATACTCGCCGAGCAGCACAAGCGGTCTTTGGACAAGCTGTTTGCGCCGTACGGCATTCAGGTGGCGCTGCTCACCGGCAGCCTGACCGACCGGCAGCGCCGCGATGTGCTCGCCTCGCTGCAGATGGGCATGATCGACATCGTTGTCGGCACCCATGCGCTCATTCAGGAGGATGTGTTTTTCCGCCAGCTCGGCCTTGTCGTCACCGACGAGCAGCACCGGTTCGGCGTCCAGCAGCGCAGCATTTTGCGGCGCAAGGGAATGAACCCCGACGTGCTGACGATGACGGCGACGCCGATTCCGCGCACGCTCGCCATCACCGCTTTCGGCGATATGGACGTGTCGACACTGCGCGAGCTGCCTAAGGGACGCAAGCCGATCAAGACGTATGCCGTCACGCACGACATGCTGCCGCGGGTGCTCGGCTTTATCGAGAAGGAAGTTGCGCAGGGGCGGCAGGCGTACGTCATCTGCCCGCTGATCGAAGAATCGGAGAAGCTGGATGTGCAAAACGCGATCGATGTGCACGCGCAGCTTCAGCATCATTTTTCTGCGCTCGGATATAAGGCGGGATTGCTGCACGGTCGCATGTCCACCCAGGAAAAAGATGAGGTCATGCGGCAGTTTACCGCAGGCGAGCTGCATATTCTCGTTTCCACGACCGTCATCGAGGTGGGGGTCGACGTGCCGAACGCGACGATCATGGTCATCTACGACGCCCACCGGTTCGGGCTTTCCCAGCTTCATCAGCTGCGCGGCCGGGTCGGCCGGGGCGAGCATCAATCGTTTTGCGTGCTCATCGCCGATCCGAAAAACGAGGTCGGCAAAGAGCGGATGAAAGCGATGACCGAGACGAACGACGGCTTCGAAATCGCCCGGCGCGACCTTGAGCTGCGCGGTCCCGGCGATTTCTTCGGCACGAAGCAAAGCGGGCTGCCCGATTTTCGCGTGGCGGACATGCTGAAGGATTTCGAAATCATGGAGCAAGCCCGCGACGATGCGGCCGATCTGGTGCGCGAGCCGGAGTTTTGGACGGCGGCCGCCTACCTTCCGCTCCGCCAATATTTGCAAAGAGAAGGCATTTTTGATAGCGATTTGATGGATTGA
- a CDS encoding thiamine pyrophosphate-binding protein, giving the protein MRAAEAVLRILANKGVKYIFGIPAGSINALYDALMDVPELKPIVAKHETSSGYMATAYTRITGIPSVCLGSSGPGATNLVTPAANAWKEKLPVIFITGGVPSTKRGKGGAQELDAEPIFTPVTKWSTTVLDAYRVPYVLTEALRIAQSGVPGPVHVAIPIDIQMTDIGMPWLSDESYIEPAIPDNKSVLAAAELIRSTGSRGAMLLGYGAKCARETVLRFAEQTGWMVATTPRGKGAFPEDHPLSLGVYGLAGYPKAMDTLNGSDHDVLMVVGSSLGELATGNWEAGLIRGKKLIHIDFDVAELGKNYNPDVPVIGHIELVMEHLLSLTAENNNNMYRREGIYDDARAWDMPPAEGEWNTANAIRSIGAGAPPNTRFYIDIGEFMTYSLQQLKITGDQLFDIDINFGGMGSGIGGALGAQLAEPERPVVCITGDGCFFMHGFEVLTAKEYNLPILFVVINNARLGMVYHGHMLQYKRCLSDFSQTRISIADIGKSLDIAYAQVSSLEELHEGRVKAWLDRKEPMIVEVVVAGNEVPPMGARVKFLEGATY; this is encoded by the coding sequence ATGCGGGCAGCTGAAGCGGTATTAAGAATTTTGGCAAACAAGGGGGTGAAGTACATTTTCGGCATTCCGGCGGGATCCATTAACGCGCTTTACGACGCGCTTATGGACGTTCCGGAGCTGAAGCCAATCGTCGCCAAACACGAGACCAGCTCCGGTTACATGGCGACTGCATACACGCGCATTACCGGCATTCCGTCCGTATGTCTCGGTTCCAGCGGTCCGGGGGCGACGAATTTGGTCACTCCGGCGGCGAATGCCTGGAAGGAGAAGCTTCCGGTCATTTTTATCACCGGCGGGGTGCCGTCCACTAAGCGGGGCAAAGGCGGCGCGCAGGAACTCGATGCAGAGCCGATTTTCACCCCGGTGACGAAATGGAGCACGACGGTGCTGGACGCATACCGGGTACCGTATGTTTTGACCGAGGCGCTGCGGATTGCGCAAAGCGGCGTGCCGGGACCGGTGCATGTGGCGATACCGATCGACATTCAGATGACGGATATCGGAATGCCTTGGCTGTCCGATGAGTCATACATCGAACCGGCGATTCCGGATAACAAGTCCGTGCTGGCGGCGGCCGAGCTCATTCGTTCCACAGGTTCGAGAGGAGCGATGCTGCTTGGGTACGGCGCGAAATGCGCACGGGAGACGGTACTGCGGTTTGCCGAGCAAACCGGCTGGATGGTCGCAACGACGCCGCGAGGCAAGGGTGCTTTTCCCGAAGATCATCCGCTTTCGCTCGGGGTGTACGGTTTGGCCGGTTATCCGAAAGCGATGGATACTTTGAACGGATCCGATCACGATGTGCTCATGGTCGTCGGCTCGAGTCTTGGCGAGCTGGCGACGGGTAACTGGGAGGCGGGTTTGATCCGCGGGAAGAAGCTGATCCATATCGATTTTGATGTGGCGGAGTTAGGAAAAAACTACAACCCGGATGTGCCTGTTATAGGGCATATTGAGCTCGTTATGGAGCATTTACTTTCTTTGACAGCCGAGAACAATAACAACATGTACAGAAGAGAGGGAATTTACGATGATGCCCGGGCTTGGGACATGCCGCCGGCCGAAGGGGAATGGAACACGGCGAACGCTATCCGCAGCATCGGGGCCGGAGCTCCGCCCAATACCCGCTTTTACATCGATATCGGGGAATTCATGACGTATTCGCTGCAGCAGCTTAAAATTACCGGGGACCAGTTGTTCGATATCGACATCAATTTCGGAGGCATGGGTTCGGGAATCGGCGGTGCGCTCGGGGCGCAGCTTGCGGAGCCGGAGCGCCCGGTCGTTTGCATTACCGGCGACGGCTGCTTCTTCATGCACGGCTTTGAGGTGCTGACCGCCAAGGAATATAACCTGCCGATTTTATTCGTCGTCATCAACAACGCCCGGTTGGGCATGGTGTATCACGGCCATATGCTGCAGTACAAAAGATGCCTCAGCGATTTTTCGCAAACGCGCATATCGATTGCCGATATCGGCAAGTCGCTGGATATCGCGTACGCCCAGGTGTCGTCGCTGGAGGAGCTGCACGAAGGCCGGGTGAAGGCATGGCTTGACCGCAAGGAGCCGATGATCGTGGAGGTCGTCGTCGCCGGCAACGAAGTGCCGCCGATGGGAGCGAGAGTGAAATTCCTCGAAGGCGCTACATACTAA
- a CDS encoding DegV family protein, giving the protein MARIKLVTDSTSDIPADVRAELGIEMVPLKVHFGSESYRDAVDMSSEAFFEKLAAFPGLPTTSQPSPVEFMDTYRRLIEEDPEVQIISVHLSSAFSGTYQSAVMAKSTLDGSSNITVVDSKSASYGIGMLVVAAAQAAKEGKTKEEILQLIERLRNETALYFLVDTLEYLQKGGRIGRAAALVGSLLNIKPILSIAPEGVVYSVDKVRGHKKAMARIVELFDKDVAGRSIRLTVAHANAPEYAAELHNQLQQHFRIESVQYTSIGPVVGTHTGPGTVAAFVVPLS; this is encoded by the coding sequence TTGGCTCGCATCAAGCTTGTGACGGACAGCACGTCGGATATTCCGGCAGACGTAAGGGCGGAGCTCGGGATTGAAATGGTGCCTCTGAAGGTGCATTTCGGCAGCGAATCTTACCGGGATGCCGTGGATATGTCGTCCGAAGCTTTTTTTGAGAAGTTGGCGGCATTTCCCGGCCTGCCTACCACTTCGCAGCCATCGCCCGTAGAGTTCATGGATACGTACAGACGGCTGATCGAGGAGGACCCTGAGGTTCAAATCATCTCGGTTCATCTTTCTTCGGCGTTCAGCGGGACGTATCAATCCGCGGTAATGGCAAAATCGACGCTGGACGGCAGTTCGAACATTACCGTAGTCGATTCGAAATCGGCTTCCTACGGGATCGGCATGCTCGTGGTGGCTGCCGCGCAAGCCGCCAAGGAGGGCAAAACCAAAGAGGAGATCCTTCAGCTGATCGAGCGTCTGCGAAATGAAACGGCGCTGTATTTCCTCGTCGACACGCTGGAATATTTGCAAAAAGGCGGGCGAATCGGAAGAGCGGCGGCGCTGGTCGGCTCGCTGCTGAATATTAAGCCGATATTATCGATCGCTCCTGAAGGAGTCGTTTATTCGGTCGATAAGGTGAGGGGACATAAAAAGGCGATGGCCCGGATTGTCGAGCTGTTCGACAAGGATGTAGCCGGCCGTTCGATCCGCCTTACCGTCGCCCACGCAAACGCGCCGGAGTACGCCGCGGAGCTGCACAACCAACTGCAGCAGCATTTCCGCATCGAAAGCGTGCAGTATACGAGCATCGGCCCTGTTGTCGGCACGCACACAGGACCCGGAACAGTGGCGGCGTTTGTCGTTCCGCTGTCATGA
- a CDS encoding stage VI sporulation protein F — translation MSYQKYGIDPAFVERVKLKMKNPETKERVKMILKDVTKYDLQDRVKVKRFVDMLAKVLGERLSPQQTENMVSYVISQKIDPSNTFHLIKLWSMFR, via the coding sequence ATGAGCTACCAAAAATACGGGATTGATCCTGCTTTTGTAGAACGCGTCAAGCTGAAAATGAAAAACCCCGAAACTAAAGAACGGGTGAAGATGATTCTCAAGGACGTCACCAAGTACGATCTGCAAGACCGGGTTAAAGTCAAACGTTTTGTCGATATGCTCGCCAAAGTGCTGGGAGAGCGATTAAGCCCCCAGCAAACGGAAAATATGGTCTCCTATGTCATCTCGCAAAAAATCGATCCAAGCAACACGTTTCACCTGATCAAGCTTTGGAGCATGTTCCGCTAG
- a CDS encoding HD-GYP domain-containing protein encodes MHNFQYFKNVLSAESITESLESLKSYTHLEIGTAHIAVVIASDNPVLQPAVYSVNMSEGSENLLRTVVQGAEWHSSFSDGTDFLLDESGFRPPDNAGELLRRSGFQSLYAFFLNANAERGLLLFGFPAPTALGEEKLSICRRIRQQMEQLMEKIRFRKQFVKQKVYENVFNALRVKDPFTVNHCYNVSFYSALLGKKAGLSESELETLRLGSLLHDIGKLAVPDPVLLKPGRLTEEEFQIIRQHPVWGYELLKDFQQVEPLLPIVRWHHERFDGRGYPDGLQGDEIPLLARIVSLADAFDAMTSNRVYRNSLSVDEVKNQLILNTGKQFDRELTALFLEIIEEQIKIHLPEPKV; translated from the coding sequence ATGCACAACTTTCAATATTTTAAAAATGTCCTATCTGCAGAGTCCATCACGGAATCGCTGGAATCGCTTAAATCATACACACATCTCGAAATCGGCACCGCTCATATCGCCGTAGTGATTGCGAGCGATAATCCGGTGCTCCAGCCGGCGGTATATTCCGTCAATATGTCCGAAGGTTCGGAAAACCTGCTTCGCACGGTCGTTCAAGGAGCAGAGTGGCACAGCTCTTTCTCCGACGGGACGGACTTTTTGCTGGACGAGAGCGGCTTCCGGCCGCCGGACAACGCGGGAGAGCTGCTTCGCCGTTCGGGGTTTCAGTCTTTGTACGCGTTTTTTCTGAACGCGAACGCCGAGCGGGGGCTGCTGCTGTTCGGCTTTCCGGCTCCGACGGCGCTTGGTGAAGAAAAGCTGAGCATCTGCCGCCGGATACGTCAACAGATGGAGCAGTTGATGGAGAAGATCCGCTTTCGCAAGCAGTTCGTCAAACAGAAGGTATACGAAAACGTGTTTAACGCGCTGCGGGTAAAGGATCCTTTTACGGTAAACCATTGCTACAACGTCTCGTTCTACTCGGCGCTGCTCGGCAAAAAAGCAGGCTTAAGCGAATCCGAGCTGGAAACGCTGAGGCTCGGCTCGCTTTTGCACGATATCGGAAAATTAGCCGTTCCGGACCCCGTTTTGCTCAAGCCGGGGCGGCTCACCGAGGAAGAATTTCAGATTATCCGGCAGCATCCCGTCTGGGGATACGAGCTTTTGAAAGATTTTCAACAGGTGGAGCCGCTGCTTCCGATCGTCCGCTGGCACCATGAACGATTTGACGGACGCGGGTATCCGGACGGCCTGCAGGGGGATGAGATTCCGCTGCTCGCCCGCATCGTTTCGCTGGCCGATGCCTTCGATGCGATGACGTCCAACCGCGTCTACCGAAATTCTTTAAGTGTGGACGAGGTGAAAAACCAGCTCATTTTAAATACAGGCAAACAGTTTGACCGCGAGTTGACCGCATTGTTTTTGGAAATCATCGAGGAGCAGATCAAAATCCATCTGCCCGAACCTAAGGTATAA